A genomic window from Vitis riparia cultivar Riparia Gloire de Montpellier isolate 1030 chromosome 18, EGFV_Vit.rip_1.0, whole genome shotgun sequence includes:
- the LOC117907873 gene encoding lysine histidine transporter-like 8, which translates to MESPAAEEQELVVSAPPMQLQDNSPYLSGKPLLLVEHPDVTKRRGGTHSLTPFFTPLGSPIRRAIQMTKFDPQDAWLPITESRNGNAFYAAFHTLCSGIGIQALVLPVSFTILGWTWGVICLTIAFVWQMYTLWLLVKLHDSPETGVRYSRYLHICQATFGNKLGKLMALFPIMYLSGGTCVALIIVGGSTLKLFFQIICGHGCNAKPLTTVEWYLVFTCAAVLLSQLPNLNSIAGVSLIGAATAIGYCTIMWLVAVTEGRLEGVSYDPVRPVENVALIFGVLNALGIIAFAFRGHNLILEIQATMPSSEKRTTYVPMWRGVKVAYLIIALCLFPLAIGGYWAYGQKIPENGGMLTAIYSYHGRDTSQFVLALTSLLVIINSVSSFQIYGMPMFDDMESKYTKRKNKPCPWWLRALFRTMFGYGCFFVAVAIPFLGSFAGLTGGVAVPVTFAYPCFLWLKIKKPKKYSMMWVLNWVLGASGMVLSVVLIAAGVYVVIDTGIKVSFFKP; encoded by the exons ATGGAGTCGCCGGCGGCGGAGGAGCAGGAGCTGGTAGTGTCGGCGCCACCCATGCAGTTGCAGGATAATTCACCATATTTGTCGGGGAAACCACTGCTGTTAGTAGAACACCCAGATGTTACTAAGAGAAGAGGAGGGACTCATTCTTTGACTCCCTTCTTCACACCATTGGGCAGCCCAATAAGAAGGGCTATACAGATGACCAAGTTTGATCCTCAGGATGCATGGCTTCCCATTACTGAATCCAGAAATGGAAACGCCTTCTACGCTGCCTTTCATACTCTTTGCTCCGGGATTGGGATTCAAGCCCTTGTCCTTCCTGTTTCCTTCACCATTCTTGGCTG GACATGGGGAGTAATATGCTTGACAATAGCATTTGTATGGCAGATGTATACACTGTGGTTGTTGGTGAAGCTGCATGACTCCCCTGAAACTGGGGTACGTTACAGCAGATACCTCCACATCTGCCAGGCTACTTTTG GCAACAAACTTGGGAAGCTGATGGCCCTCTTTCCAATAATGTACCTCTCCGGAGGCACATGCGTGGCGTTGATCATCGTGGGTGGCTCAACCCTGAAGCTTTTCTTCCAGATCATATGCGGCCACGGCTGCAATGCGAAGCCACTCACCACCGTGGAATGGTACTTGGTCTTTACATGCGCTGCTGTGCTTCTATCTCAGCTCCCCAACTTGAACTCCATCGCTGGGGTCTCATTGATTGGCGCTGCCACAGCCATTGGGTACTGTACAATAATGTGGCTCGTGGCTGTCACTGAGGGCAGGCTTGAAGGCGTGTCATACGACCCAGTGAGACCAGTTGAAAATGTGGCTTTGATTTTTGGGGTTCTGAACGCCCTTGGGATCATCGCTTTTGCTTTCAGGGGCCACAACCTTATACTTGAAATCCAG GCGACCATGCCATCAAGTGAAAAGCGTACAACCTACGTGCCAATGTGGAGAGGGGTGAAAGTAGCGTATTTAATCATAGCATTGTGTTTATTTCCCCTTGCAATAGGAGGATACTGGGCTTATGGCCAAAAG ATACCTGAAAATGGTGGCATGCTGACGGCAATTTACTCGTACCATGGGCGAGACACTTCCCAATTTGTTCTAGCACTGACAAGCTTACTAGTCATAATCAACTCTGTGAGCTCGTTCCAAATCTACGGTATGCCGATGTTCGACGACATGGAGTCCAAGTATAccaagaggaaaaacaagccaTGCCCATGGTGGCTCCGGGCATTGTTCCGAACCATGTTCGGATACGGGTGCTTCTTTGTGGCTGTAGCCATACCATTCTTGGGAAGCTTTGCAGGCCTCACAGGAGGCGTTGCAGTGCCAGTGACCTTTGCATATCCATGTTTCCTATGGCTGAAGATAAAGAAGCCCAAGAAGTACAGCATGATGTGGGTTCTGAACTGGGTTCTGGGAGCTTCAGGCATGGTGTTGAGTGTTGTACTGATAGCTGCTGGGGTTTATGTTGTGATTGATACTGGTATTAAGGTGAGCTTTTTCAAGCCCTAG
- the LOC117907437 gene encoding lysine histidine transporter-like 8, which yields MGEVVEVKLSPVQPSGPLVVSVPPFQLHSPSMSRSPLIGGVPKSPLTSRILTPLASPMKKAIASMQGFLEEVGHLTKLDQQDAWLPITESRDGNAYYSAFHSLSSGIGVQALVLPLAFTTLGWIWGILCLSLAFGWQLYTLWLLIQLHESASGTRYSRYLRLSMAAFGEKLGKLLALFPTMYLSGGTCVTLVIIGGGTMKIFFQIVCDSNCNVNPLTTIEWYIVFTCSAVILAQLPNLNSIAGISLIGSFSAVTYCTVIWVVSVIKDRPHGVSYDPVKPTSDVARLCGILNALGIIAFAFRGHNLVLEIQGTMPSSAKHPSRKPMWSGVKFAYLIIAMSLFPLAVGGYWAYGNLIKEDGMFAALYNYHGHDTSRIILGLTSLLIVINSLTSFQIYAMPAFDNLEFRYISSRNQPCPWWLRSGFRAFFGCLVFFIAVALPFLPSLAGLIGGVALPVTFAYPCFMWIQIKQPQKYSVIWYVNWGLGCMGMVLSVLLVTGAVWSIVTMGIEIHFFKPK from the exons ATGGGTGAGGTGGTTGAGGTGAAGTTGAGCCCGGTGCAGCCCTCGGGACCTCTAGTGGTGTCGGTACCTCCGTTTCAGCTCCATTCTCCGTCCATGAGTCGGTCGCCGCTGATCGGTGGGGTCCCGAAAAGCCCATTAACTTCACGGATTCTGACTCCATTGGCGAGCCCCATGAAGAAGGCGATTGCAAGCATGCAAGGGTTCTTGGAAGAAGTTGGCCACCTCACCAAGCTTGACCAGCAAGATGCATGGCTTCCCATCACTGAGTCGAGAGATGGTAACGCGTACTACTCGGCGTTTCACTCGTTGAGTTCCGGGATTGGAGTCCAAGCCCTTGTGCTTCCCTTGGCTTTCACTACACTTGGCTG GATCTGGGGAATTCTTTGTCTGTCGCTGGCTTTTGGATGGCAGCTCTATACTCTATGGTTGTTGATCCAGTTGCACGAGTCGGCTTCCGGAACACGGTACAGCAGATACCTCCGACTTTCCATGGCTGCTTTTG GTGAAAAGCTGGGGAAGCTGCTGGCACTATTTCCAACCATGTATCTATCAGGAGGCACCTGCGTCACTCTCGTGATTATCGGTGGAGGGaccatgaaaatatttttccaaatagtCTGTGACTCCAACTGTAATGTGAACCCGTTGACAACCATAGAGTGGTACATCGTCTTCACCTGCTCCGCCGTCATCCTCGCTCAGCTTCCAAACTTGAACTCCATCGCCGGCATCTCACTCATCGGTTCATTCTCGGCCGTCACCTATTGCACTGTGATATGGGTGGTGTCCGTTATCAAAGACAGGCCACATGGCGTGTCTTATGACCCAGTGAAGCCCACATCGGATGTGGCTAGGCTCTGCGGCATCCTGAATGCGCTTGGGATAATCGCATTTGCCTTCAGAGGCCACAACCTTGTGCTCGAAATACAGGGGACGATGCCATCAAGCGCAAAGCATCCGTCACGGAAGCCAATGTGGAGTGGCGTCAAGTTCGCTTATTTAATCATAGCGATGAGCTTGTTTCCACTTGCAGTAGGAGGCTATTGGGCTTATGGAAACTTG ATAAAAGAAGATGGGATGTTCGCGGCATTGTACAACTACCATGGACACGACACATCAAGAATTATTCTGGGTTTAACAAGCCTGCTCATCGTGATCAACAGCCTGACCTCGTTCCAGATATATGCAATGCCAGCATTCGACAACCTGGAGTTTAGGTATATTAGCAGCAGAAACCAACCGTGCCCATGGTGGCTCCGCTCAGGGTTCCGGGCCTTCTTTGGATGCCTTGTTTTCTTCATAGCTGTGGCGCTTCCGTTCTTGCCAAGTTTGGCAGGACTGATCGGAGGGGTTGCATTACCAGTCACTTTCGCATATCCTTGTTTCATGTGGATACAGATTAAACAACCCCAGAAATATAGTGTAATCTGGTACGTTAATTGGGGATTGGGATGCATGGGGATGGTTTTAAGTGTCCTATTGGTCACCGGAGCAGTATGGAGCATCGTGACCATGGGCATTGAAATCCACTTCTTCAAGCCCAAGTAG